A single region of the Chloroflexota bacterium genome encodes:
- a CDS encoding energy-coupling factor transporter transmembrane protein EcfT produces MRLAGYIERQSFIHRLDPRLKLLGTLVISILALLFSTPLSLGLLFLVLPVVWWSAKIGDKILDWLRGLAPLFIMTFLLWLLLGSGGHAKMGGEAEPLISLWGVITISSFKMKYAVAMVIRVLILITVCLTLLMTTDFSDIFIAIRKIGLPYRAAFLLSLTFQLAPILAAEFLMVRDAQKARGQELDKGNLIERIKKNVGVTVPSFVRAIRLGYDMNMALETFRFSRAGCRTLYRDIQFALRDYIVLILIMALLLSGLWLRLRGFGVA; encoded by the coding sequence ATGAGATTAGCTGGCTATATCGAACGACAATCTTTCATTCACCGCCTGGACCCGCGATTGAAGTTATTGGGCACACTGGTCATCTCGATATTGGCCTTGCTTTTTTCCACTCCCCTTTCCTTGGGGCTCCTGTTTCTGGTGCTCCCTGTCGTCTGGTGGTCGGCGAAGATCGGCGACAAGATATTGGACTGGCTGCGAGGGCTCGCGCCCTTGTTCATCATGACCTTTCTTCTCTGGCTCCTCCTGGGCAGCGGCGGACATGCCAAAATGGGTGGGGAGGCTGAGCCCCTGATCAGTCTCTGGGGTGTAATCACCATTTCTTCGTTCAAAATGAAGTACGCCGTAGCTATGGTCATCAGGGTGCTTATCTTGATAACGGTATGTCTCACCTTACTAATGACCACCGATTTCAGCGATATTTTCATAGCCATCAGGAAGATCGGCCTTCCTTACCGGGCCGCATTCCTCTTATCTCTAACCTTCCAGCTGGCGCCCATCCTAGCCGCCGAATTCCTTATGGTGAGGGACGCTCAAAAGGCACGTGGTCAGGAGTTAGATAAAGGGAATCTCATAGAGAGGATTAAGAAGAATGTGGGTGTGACTGTCCCCAGCTTCGTAAGGGCCATCCGGCTTGGCTACGACATGAATATGGCTCTAGAAACGTTTCGCTTCAGTCGGGCAGGATGCAGAACCTTGTACAGGGACATCCAGTTTGCCCTTCGTGATTACATCGTACTGATCCTGATCATGGCCTTGCTGCTATCAGGGCTATGGCTGAGATTGAGGGGATTTGGGGTGGCCTGA
- a CDS encoding cysteine hydrolase, protein MNKMAVLVIDMQRDFIDEGAPIECPGGREAIPYIQKLLAAARARGIPVIYTQEMHRKEKVDFGLELDGEEPEHCLEGTSGVEIVAALAPQKKDFIIVKRRYSGFFATDLDILLKGLGVDTLIIAGAATDVCVRATAQDAQQLGYKVIVPRECVAGTSREQHEAALRNISYILGKVMSLGDVLRWLQSESSDILTGVERRD, encoded by the coding sequence ATGAACAAGATGGCCGTTCTTGTGATCGATATGCAGCGTGACTTTATCGACGAGGGCGCGCCCATTGAATGCCCTGGTGGACGAGAGGCGATTCCTTATATCCAAAAACTGTTAGCCGCGGCCAGAGCGAGGGGCATTCCGGTGATCTATACCCAGGAGATGCATCGCAAGGAGAAGGTGGACTTTGGGCTAGAATTGGATGGCGAGGAACCAGAGCATTGCCTGGAAGGCACGTCGGGGGTGGAGATCGTCGCTGCCTTAGCCCCTCAAAAGAAAGATTTCATCATCGTCAAGCGGAGGTACAGCGGCTTCTTTGCCACTGACCTGGATATCCTTCTTAAGGGCTTAGGGGTGGATACCTTGATCATCGCTGGGGCCGCTACAGATGTGTGTGTCCGGGCTACGGCCCAGGATGCCCAACAACTGGGATATAAAGTCATCGTTCCCAGAGAGTGTGTCGCCGGCACGAGCAGAGAGCAACATGAAGCGGCTCTGCGGAACATCTCCTACATTTTGGGTAAGGTAATGTCTCTGGGGGATGTGCTCCGGTGGCTACAGTCTGAATCAAGTGATATCCTTACAGGAGTAGAACGACGTGACTAA
- the ftcD gene encoding glutamate formimidoyltransferase, whose amino-acid sequence MTKLVQAVPNFSEGKRAEVVEQIVDCFRGVPGVKLIDYSWDPDMNRAVVTVLGQPEPLKQALFNMTARSISLINMQEHNGAHPCIGAQDTIPIFPFKNITLEECVQLAGVIGREIYEKLHVPVYFSGANARTEERRRLENIRQGNYNGLKQDVAQGRRLPDLGDRLHPTAGAVIVSASTLPLVAFNVILGTSDLSIAKKIARIVRGPSGGFSTVRAIGLRYEARNQVGVSMNMFDYVATPLYRVFEVVKMEAERYSVPVIGSEIVGVVPQEALINSLEYFLKLEGFKRSQILENHLLDLPEEIGEGQADLLTPRARR is encoded by the coding sequence GTGACTAAACTAGTGCAAGCAGTGCCCAATTTCAGTGAGGGTAAACGCGCGGAGGTTGTGGAGCAGATCGTGGACTGCTTCCGAGGGGTGCCCGGCGTGAAATTGATCGATTATTCGTGGGATCCTGATATGAATCGGGCTGTTGTCACTGTTCTCGGCCAACCTGAACCGCTGAAGCAGGCCCTGTTCAATATGACGGCGAGATCGATCTCGTTAATCAATATGCAGGAGCATAATGGGGCTCACCCTTGCATCGGGGCTCAGGATACTATCCCTATCTTTCCCTTCAAGAACATCACCCTCGAGGAGTGCGTGCAACTGGCGGGGGTGATCGGGCGAGAGATCTATGAGAAGCTACATGTTCCTGTCTACTTCTCCGGCGCTAATGCCCGCACGGAGGAACGCAGACGTCTGGAAAATATTCGGCAGGGCAATTATAATGGCCTTAAACAGGACGTCGCTCAGGGGAGGCGCCTCCCCGATTTAGGCGATAGGCTGCACCCCACAGCGGGAGCGGTGATCGTGAGTGCTAGCACCCTGCCCTTAGTTGCCTTCAATGTTATTTTAGGGACAAGTGACCTGTCCATAGCCAAAAAGATCGCTCGGATCGTGCGTGGCCCCAGCGGTGGCTTTAGTACGGTGCGGGCGATCGGACTAAGGTATGAGGCGCGGAATCAAGTGGGGGTGTCAATGAATATGTTCGACTATGTGGCCACCCCCCTCTATCGTGTCTTCGAGGTGGTCAAGATGGAGGCGGAACGCTACAGCGTGCCGGTGATTGGCAGCGAGATCGTCGGAGTAGTCCCGCAGGAGGCGTTGATCAACTCCCTCGAGTACTTCCTCAAACTGGAGGGCTTCAAGCGTAGCCAGATATTAGAGAACCACCTTTTGGACCTGCCGGAGGAGATTGGGGAGGGTCAAGCAGACCTGCTTACCCCCCGAGCAAGGCGATAA
- a CDS encoding BMC domain-containing protein: MADEALGMIETRGLVPSIEAADAMAKAANVRILGQVKIGAGLVTIMIRGDVASVKAATEAGAVAAQRVGELISAHVIPRPHSEVESILPQAPTP, from the coding sequence ATGGCAGACGAAGCTCTGGGAATGATCGAAACGCGTGGTTTGGTCCCCTCCATCGAGGCCGCTGATGCCATGGCTAAGGCCGCCAACGTACGTATCCTGGGTCAAGTAAAAATTGGAGCGGGCTTGGTCACCATAATGATACGTGGCGACGTGGCCTCGGTGAAAGCAGCGACTGAGGCTGGAGCTGTAGCTGCCCAACGTGTGGGTGAGCTGATTTCGGCTCATGTCATCCCCAGGCCGCACAGTGAGGTAGAATCCATTTTGCCTCAAGCGCCGACGCCGTAG
- a CDS encoding BMC domain-containing protein, whose amino-acid sequence MMEKALGLIEMEGLAGAIAAVDAALKAAKGSIIGYEYIIGPIGLVTVKIEGDVASIEAAIAAGKTAAERVGHVLSARVIPKPDVELRKVVRSPDTTGPERRPPRVLPKELYTTG is encoded by the coding sequence ATGATGGAGAAGGCCCTTGGACTAATAGAGATGGAGGGCCTGGCCGGAGCAATAGCGGCCGTCGACGCGGCGCTGAAAGCGGCTAAGGGCTCTATTATAGGTTATGAATATATCATCGGCCCGATTGGATTGGTCACAGTGAAGATCGAGGGGGATGTAGCCTCGATCGAAGCTGCCATAGCCGCCGGGAAAACAGCTGCCGAGCGAGTAGGACATGTACTCAGTGCTCGCGTCATCCCTAAGCCAGATGTAGAGCTGCGCAAGGTGGTGAGAAGTCCAGACACCACCGGACCAGAACGGCGTCCGCCACGGGTCCTGCCCAAGGAGCTCTATACCACTGGCTAG
- a CDS encoding EutN/CcmL family microcompartment protein, with the protein MLLGKVIGTAVATRKDPNLEGTKLQVVQLLDSAGRPQDRTQVAVDTVGAGVGETVILTIGSMSRFALKGKEAPTDAVIVGIVDHIEVEKEPTLPRPPAALLETPLTWD; encoded by the coding sequence ATGTTACTTGGTAAGGTGATTGGTACAGCTGTGGCCACACGAAAGGATCCTAACTTAGAGGGGACAAAGCTCCAGGTTGTTCAGTTGCTTGATTCCGCCGGACGCCCTCAGGACCGTACACAGGTGGCCGTGGATACGGTGGGGGCTGGGGTGGGTGAGACGGTGATCCTGACCATTGGGAGCATGTCTCGCTTCGCTTTGAAAGGCAAGGAGGCCCCTACGGATGCGGTCATTGTAGGGATCGTTGACCACATCGAAGTTGAGAAGGAGCCAACCCTACCACGGCCACCTGCCGCGCTATTGGAAACACCTCTCACTTGGGATTAA
- the ade gene encoding adenine deaminase: MQGVPNAAGQQLEMIDALLGQKAADLVLRGGRVVNVLSGDVYHADVAVKGDRILKIGDASDLVNEKTQVVDVTGRFISPGFIDSHMHFESSMLTIAEFSRLSIPTGTTVLVADPHEIGNVLGLEGIKAMVAEAAHVPNHVYFVVPALTPDTPHLETPGAEITSRDMDELLALPHILGIGEIQGFSNVANVYTSRPEVLKDLVKATAQARYQGKIVEGNAPELYGRELAAHIIASGGDTSCHETTSKAEALEKLHQGMYLYMREGSTERNMAECLRAIKEEGLDTRRAILASDDMVAEDLIRFGHMNDIIRRTIAAGIEPIKAIQMATINPAERFGFQDLGSLASWKLADMVVLSDLYEMKVEDVYLRGKLVAREGKMIECIFLYRYPEHTKNTVKREPISLDELAITASGSAVRVRCIQLIPNQNITATCEVELGVVDGHVPPAVEKDVQAIAVVERHGRGGHIGKGFLHGFGLKRGAIAESVSHDAHNIIVTGTNYEDMVVAVNAVIRIRGGIAIVSGGQVLAELPLPIAGLITDELSGEEVSQKIAEMHRLVREDLDCPLHAPLMHLSFLSLSTSPKWKITDKGLIDVNTFQVLDPVI, encoded by the coding sequence ATGCAAGGTGTCCCTAACGCAGCTGGGCAACAGCTGGAGATGATCGATGCCCTACTGGGGCAAAAGGCGGCCGACCTCGTTCTCAGAGGGGGACGAGTTGTCAATGTGCTTAGCGGTGACGTTTATCACGCTGACGTGGCCGTAAAGGGGGATCGCATTCTTAAAATTGGGGATGCTTCTGATCTGGTCAATGAAAAGACGCAGGTGGTAGATGTGACTGGCAGGTTCATCTCTCCAGGTTTCATCGACTCTCATATGCACTTCGAAAGTAGTATGCTCACTATAGCGGAGTTCTCGCGCCTCTCCATTCCCACGGGAACAACCGTCTTAGTAGCCGATCCCCACGAGATTGGAAATGTGTTGGGCCTTGAAGGAATAAAGGCTATGGTGGCTGAAGCGGCCCACGTGCCTAATCACGTCTACTTCGTTGTCCCCGCCCTCACCCCGGATACCCCCCACCTAGAGACCCCAGGTGCGGAGATCACTTCCAGGGACATGGATGAATTGCTTGCCTTGCCTCACATCCTGGGGATCGGTGAGATACAGGGGTTCAGCAATGTGGCCAACGTCTACACCAGTAGGCCGGAGGTGCTGAAGGACCTGGTGAAAGCGACGGCCCAGGCGCGTTATCAGGGCAAGATAGTCGAAGGCAACGCCCCCGAGCTATACGGCCGAGAATTAGCTGCCCACATTATCGCCAGCGGGGGAGATACATCTTGCCATGAGACCACAAGCAAGGCCGAAGCCCTGGAAAAGCTGCACCAGGGGATGTATCTCTATATGCGTGAGGGTTCGACGGAGCGTAATATGGCCGAATGCTTAAGGGCCATAAAGGAGGAGGGACTGGATACCCGTCGGGCTATCCTAGCCAGCGACGATATGGTCGCCGAGGACCTCATCCGTTTCGGCCATATGAACGACATCATTCGGCGAACGATTGCCGCAGGGATTGAGCCGATCAAGGCCATTCAAATGGCCACCATCAACCCCGCCGAGCGTTTTGGTTTCCAAGACCTTGGCTCACTCGCCTCTTGGAAACTGGCCGACATGGTCGTCCTCAGCGACCTCTATGAGATGAAAGTGGAGGACGTCTATCTGAGAGGAAAGTTAGTGGCTAGGGAGGGGAAGATGATTGAATGTATCTTCCTTTATCGCTACCCCGAACATACTAAGAACACGGTGAAGAGAGAGCCCATCTCTCTGGACGAATTGGCCATCACCGCGAGTGGCTCCGCAGTCAGAGTACGCTGTATCCAACTGATTCCCAACCAGAATATCACCGCTACCTGTGAGGTCGAACTCGGCGTGGTCGATGGCCATGTCCCGCCTGCTGTGGAGAAAGACGTCCAGGCCATCGCTGTAGTGGAGAGGCACGGGCGCGGTGGCCACATAGGAAAGGGTTTCCTCCATGGCTTCGGCTTGAAGCGGGGGGCCATCGCCGAAAGCGTCTCACACGATGCCCACAATATCATCGTCACTGGCACTAACTATGAAGATATGGTCGTGGCTGTCAATGCTGTGATCAGGATAAGAGGGGGGATAGCCATCGTCAGTGGAGGGCAGGTCCTGGCTGAGCTCCCGTTGCCCATCGCCGGGCTAATAACCGACGAGCTATCCGGAGAGGAAGTGTCCCAAAAGATAGCTGAGATGCACCGCCTCGTGCGTGAGGATCTTGATTGCCCGCTTCATGCCCCACTTATGCACCTATCATTTCTCTCACTCTCCACCAGCCCGAAGTGGAAGATCACGGATAAAGGCCTCATAGACGTAAATACATTTCAGGTGCTTGACCCAGTGATATAA